Proteins encoded by one window of Paraburkholderia terrae:
- a CDS encoding NADPH-dependent FMN reductase, producing the protein MTRFDQNRRPLVIGIGGTTRAASSTERALGFALRGAEQAGARTRLFGGTFLHSLPHYAPESTQRTAEQIELIEAVRHADALIIATPGYHGGVSGLVKNALDTLEELRADERPYLDGRAVGCIVTAYGWQAAGSVLTSLRSIVHALRGWPTPFGAGINTLETRFESADTCSDPKVVEQLSIVGQQASQFALAFRSHHASHHADGASAASATSATDADETRHKRVLALAT; encoded by the coding sequence TTGACCCGTTTCGACCAGAACCGCCGCCCGCTCGTGATCGGCATCGGCGGCACCACGCGCGCTGCATCGTCTACTGAACGCGCGCTCGGCTTCGCGCTGCGCGGCGCGGAACAGGCGGGCGCACGCACGCGTCTGTTTGGCGGCACGTTCCTGCACAGCCTGCCGCACTATGCGCCCGAAAGCACCCAACGCACCGCCGAACAGATCGAATTGATCGAGGCCGTCCGTCACGCCGACGCCCTCATCATCGCGACACCCGGCTATCACGGCGGCGTGTCGGGCCTCGTGAAAAATGCGCTCGACACGCTCGAAGAACTGCGTGCCGACGAGCGCCCATACCTCGACGGCCGCGCGGTCGGCTGCATCGTCACCGCATATGGGTGGCAGGCGGCGGGCTCGGTGCTGACGTCGCTGCGCTCCATCGTGCATGCGTTGCGCGGCTGGCCGACGCCGTTCGGCGCAGGCATCAACACGCTCGAAACACGTTTCGAATCCGCCGACACCTGCTCCGATCCGAAGGTGGTCGAACAGCTGTCGATAGTCGGCCAGCAGGCCTCGCAGTTCGCGCTCGCGTTCCGCTCGCATCACGCCTCACATCACGCGGACGGCGCATCCGCGGCGTCCGCAACTTCGGCGACTGACGCCGACGAAACGCGACACAAGCGCGTTCTCGCACTGG